The following DNA comes from Triticum aestivum cultivar Chinese Spring chromosome 3D, IWGSC CS RefSeq v2.1, whole genome shotgun sequence.
CGCGCCGGTCCGGGGCGGCGAGATCCTGCGCCTCGTCGAGACGATCCGCTCCACCGGCCGAGGCGGCGAGCCGGTCAATCTCGGCGGCCTCGTGATGTCGTGCACGAACACTGTCACGGCTAAGGTGGCGTTCGGCGAGGGCTGCACCGGGGAGCTCCAGGCGCAGTTCCTGTCGGCGATCGAGGTGATTCTCAGGAGCAGCGGGGGCCTCTGCGTCGGGGACCTCTTCCCGTCTCTGTCCTTCGTCGACGTCGTCAGTGGGATGAAGCGCCGGCTCTGGCGAGCGCGCCGGCAGCTCGACACGGTCCTTGACAAGATCATTGCAGAGTGCGAGGCGCGGCTAGAGGAGAACAAGACCGGAGACGACGAGGACCTCCTGAGAGTCTTGCTTCGGATCAGGGACGAGGGGCAGCTCGAGGTCCCCATGGGCACCACAAACATCAAGGCAGTCATAGCGGTGAGTGTGGAGTGGTAATAGCTAACTGCTTTCAGATGTGCTAGTATATATGAAACGGGATTTTCATCTTTGTGCATGTCAACTCGGTGACATGGTTTTCACTTCCACTTTCAGAAATATTTGCAACAAAATCACTAAAAATCACTTTTCAGAAATATTTCAGCAAGCACCGAATAAATCCAATCAATACCAGTGACTCAATTTGCATTTCAGCCAAAGGGCTGAATATTCACTTAAAATATTCAACCAGATATTTGAATTTTCATGTAGTTCTGAAATCGCCGAATTATTTTGACCGAAAGGTAAACATTTCTGTGCCAACAAAATTATGGAACTTCAATCAATTTCATAGACATCTCATTGAAAGTGAAAACTCTGCTTTGTGACTGACAAATTAGGATATGTTCGCTGGAGGGACGGAGACAACTGCATCGACCACCGAGTGGGTCATGTCGGAGCTCATAAGGAACCGAGGCGCAATGGCCAAGGCGCAGAAAGAGGTGCGGTGTGCATTCAACCACAAGAACCCAGAAGACCATGAGGCACACATGGAAGAGCTATGCTACACAAAGATGGTAGTCAAGGAGGCCATGAGGCTTCACCCGGTGGTTCCGCTCCTGCTCCCCCGTGTCTGCAGGGAGACCTGCGACGTCCACGGGCACAGGGTCGAGGAGGGCACCCGTGTCTTCGTCAACGCATGGGCGATGGCGAGGAGCCCAGAGTACTGGGAGGACGCAGAGGAGTTCAGGCCTGAGAGGTTCGAGGACAACGCGGCGGACTACAAAGGCACGCAGCTAGAGTACCTGCCATTTGGAAGTGGAAGGAGGATGTGTCCTGGGAACATCTTTGCATTGGCCTTGGTAGAACTCGTCGTGGCACGACTTCTATACTACTTCGACTGGAGCCTCCCTGCCGGAATGCGGCCGGATGAGCTGGACATGGACACCGTTGTAGGCTTGACGGCAAAGAGAAGCAACCATCTGCTCCTGGTGGCGTCACCGTATAATGTGCCGGTCCATAAGGAGATTGATGACTGCAAAGCTCACTGATTTTCGTTAGTAGTATAGAATAAATAAGTTGTAGGCATCCCACACCGGATAGTATCATACTGCATGATATCATTTTAGTTACtattccctccgtttctaaatgtaagtctttctaaagatttcaatacaaactacaaacggatgtatgtagacataatttagagtgtagattcactcattttcctccgtatgtagttatttattgaaatctctagaaagacttatatttaggaacggagaaagTATCATCCCGTTGTATAGTGTATATCATAGTATCATCTTATTTATCCATTTGTAATGTAAAGTTATGTACAAGATCTATTTACCAATTCCTTGTTGGGTGATCTATGATACTGCTAtcttctctttcttctttaatTACAGTGTCATATCATCTACGTGTTAAATTGGCAGTGCATGATATTTGCTAGGGAAACACTTCTTATTTGCAACTGAAATCCGACGGCTACCAAATTGTGCTTCTTATATGAAAAAAAACGGCAGGGAAGTAATCACCCGCAGCCCGTGTGTAACACTCCCCTAATATCTCTCTAAAAAACTCTACTAATCTCTCCTAATTGCAAACGCAGCCGCACCGGCCTGAGCTCCTCCAGCTCGCGCGCACCACGCGGAGCCCGCCTCACCCAGATCTCTTTCTCCTCCCCACCTTGCAAGCAGCTGCCTCCTGCTCTCCTCCCCGTCGAGTAGCACGGCCACCCCACCAGCTAGCTGCGCCCGTGCTTCTCCAAACCACATcgccttaggccttgtacaatgggagatgtTTAAGGAGGTgcttaaaaaaataaaccgggtttttctgTAGCACTGGTGTCTATTTCTATAGGAGAgatgcttagttaagcgtctaccctgtacaaataagcaccggtgcttaagaaaatcctgatttatttttctaagcacctctcctaagcatctcccattgtacaaggttTATCCACTGATGCAACCCCCCGGGCGACAACACTGGTGCGCCATCTTGGCATTAGGGATCGAGCCCCCCATTCTCATCTATGGGTCGTGCTTCGCCAGGTCAAATTAGGTGTGCCATCGGCTGCATCTACCGTCCCCGATTTGGTTATTTCCTTTCTCACTTTTGTAGTGCAAGTTTATTTGTATTTCATCCAACAGCAATACTCGTTGGTTTGTATGTTCAGCGGCTGCATAGTACAGTATTGTTCTGGTTTGTGTTTGTCATTTATCAGCAAACTTTTCGTAGGTCATGCTTTGTATACAATTCGGTAACCCATTGCTATGTAGGCAGACAATCGTGGCTATTCCTTAGTGTCAATATTTAGTGCTTTGAATGATGGTGATAAATGCTAAGAAAAGATTGCTTCAATACTTCATGTATAAAGAGCTTCCAAATATATGCATCCGCAGTTGGCGACAAATTTTTTGGTTTCACTCAAAATTTCATGCTTCCACCCAACACTAATATTGCACCATTTGCATAAATTCCCAGCTTCATACCTCTAGAAAAGTGGAAGCATGACCATACCAAATATATGCATCGAGGGTTGTTTGAGTCCTCTCTCACGTTGACACAATGCTTGTTGATTTCTAACATTTCTCATGTTATGAGTATTGTTTTCATATCTCGCTGTGCATATCCAAGGTTATTCCCTTTTATTGGATCTGATTTGGTTACGTGCTTTGTGTAGTGGATCACCAAATCTTCAATGAATTATATCTATCAATTTGGCATGAACATCACA
Coding sequences within:
- the LOC123074029 gene encoding 9-beta-pimara-7,15-diene oxidase-like, whose translation is MELTAAALLFLSLVSLAILLSLLGRKSKAARPPGPWSLPFIGSLHHLLTPLPHVALRDLAKKHGPVMYLRLGQVDAVVISSPAAAQEVLRDKDINFASRPSILASQICLYGNLDVAFAPYGAYWRTMRRLCTTELLSARKVRQFAPVRGGEILRLVETIRSTGRGGEPVNLGGLVMSCTNTVTAKVAFGEGCTGELQAQFLSAIEVILRSSGGLCVGDLFPSLSFVDVVSGMKRRLWRARRQLDTVLDKIIAECEARLEENKTGDDEDLLRVLLRIRDEGQLEVPMGTTNIKAVIADMFAGGTETTASTTEWVMSELIRNRGAMAKAQKEVRCAFNHKNPEDHEAHMEELCYTKMVVKEAMRLHPVVPLLLPRVCRETCDVHGHRVEEGTRVFVNAWAMARSPEYWEDAEEFRPERFEDNAADYKGTQLEYLPFGSGRRMCPGNIFALALVELVVARLLYYFDWSLPAGMRPDELDMDTVVGLTAKRSNHLLLVASPYNVPVHKEIDDCKAH